The following proteins come from a genomic window of Macadamia integrifolia cultivar HAES 741 chromosome 14, SCU_Mint_v3, whole genome shotgun sequence:
- the LOC122061347 gene encoding protein SIEVE ELEMENT OCCLUSION B-like — protein sequence MEPQQQQSENRNQFTTLEDNVTMKQILATHADNSFHRVDLNPHLQLIEEILHHSNTLKRINIDDLQISLHMESLDKKSQKVDFVGMLEALAYTIQKISCEILYSCSRGGDAHTTTMALFKSLSRFSWDAKVVLALAAFAITYGEFWLVEELYQAHPLAKSIVLVKQLPDIFEQSEKLRPRFEALWSLIKAMLDMTKSIVQFHELPPQYISPDQPPMSAAIAQIPTAVYLTIKGVVTCASQVIGLFGLDQESIPSTTEGDELSSLAQEINNIHEHLTKQLNICNQHIDEKKQLEAYNTLVQLFATTHIDNQKILRALINYTNDDLTPLLHYDTKKPVGVEVMRRCKGTLLLISDLDISQEEFVIVNQLIPRKKGLWLPVVDRSLLWTEARQKDVDRLQSNVRFYSVRHPSLIHPAVIKYIKEIWHFNKKPVVVVLDYHGSVLSLNNLPMMWIWGWRGWPSTRMTEEILWRRMTWGLKLLVQYGFENLHEGTDENLINWMEEKRFICLYGGEDIDWIRKFTTTIKEMAKKAGIPLEMMYMG from the exons ATGGAGCCACAACAACAACAGAGTGAGAATCGCAATCAATTCACCACCTTAGAAGACAATGTGACGATGAAGCAGATCCTGGCCACCCATGCTGATAACAGTTTCCACAGAGTCGACCTCAATCCCCATCTCCAACTTATTGAGGAAATCCTCCACCACTCCAACACTCTCAAACGCATCAATATTGAT GACCTGCAAATTTCTTTACACATGGAAAGCTTGGACAAGAAGAGCCAAAAGGTTGACTTCGTAGGCATGCTTGAAGCATTGGCTTACACTATACAGAAGATATCCTGTGAG ATATTGTACAGTTGCTCTAGGGGTGGGGATGCGCACACAACAACGATGGCATTGTTCAAGTCCCTATCAAGATTCTCTTGGGATGCAAAGGTGGTGTTGGCCTTGGCCGCCTTTGCCATCACCTATGGGGAGTTCTGGTTGGTGGAGGAACTCTACCAAGCCCACCCGTTGGCCAAGTCCATAGTGCTAGTGAAGCAATTACCGGACATATTTGAGCAATCGGAGAAGCTGAGGCCCAGGTTTGAAGCACTCTGGAGCCTTATCAAAGCCATGCTTGACATGACCAAAAGCATCGTCCAATTCCACGAGCTGCCACCTCAGTACATCTCCCCGGACCAACCGCCTATGTCGGCGGCCATTGCCCAGATCCCCACTGCTGTTTACTTGACTATCAAGGGCGTCGTCACTTGTGCATCTCAAGTCATTGGCCTTTTTGGTTTGGATCAAGA ATCTATTCCATCGACCACTGAAGGTGATGAGTTGTCTAGCTTAGCACAAGAGATCAACAACATACATGAACATCTTACCAAGCAGCTCAATATTTGCAATCAACATATTG ATGAGAAGAAACAGCTCGAAGCTTATAACACGCTAGTGCAACTCTTTGCAACGACCCATATTGACAACCAAAAGATTCTCCGGGCTTTGATTAATTACACTAATGATGATTTGACGCCGCTTCTTCATTACGACACTAAGAAaccg GTTGGCGTTGAAGTGATGAGACGTTGTAAAGGAACGTTGTTGTTGATATCGGACTTGGACATCTCCCAAGAAGAATTCGTGATTGTGAATCAGCTCATACCTAGAAAGAAGGGATTGTGGCTTCCCGTGGTGGACAGGTCCCTCCTATGGACCGAAGCTAGGCAGAAAGACGTTGACCGACTACAGTCCAATGTACGATTCTACTCGGTGCGCCACCCTTCCTTGATCCATCCGGCAGTGATTAAGTACATCAAAGAGATATGGCACTTCAACAAGAAGCCAGTCGTTGTGGTTTTGGATTACCATGGTAGCGTTTTGAGCCTCAATAACCTCCCCATGATGTGGATCTGGGGATGGCGTGGCTGGCCTTCCACCAGAATGACGGAGGAGATACTCTGGCGGCGTATGACTTGGGGACTTAAACTCTTGGTACAATATGGATTTGAGAACTTGCATGAAGGCACAGATGAAAACTTAATCAATTGG ATGGAGGAAAAACGATTCATTTGCTTGTATGGGGGAGAAGACATAGATTGGATAAGAAAATTCACAACAACAATAAAAGAGATGGCCAAAAAAGCAGGTATTCCATTGGAGATGATGTACATGGGATAG